One window of the Candidatus Chryseobacterium colombiense genome contains the following:
- a CDS encoding NAD-dependent epimerase/dehydratase family protein yields MDTLKIILTGATGMVGEGVLMECLENPNISEILSVSRKPSGKKHAKLKEYIVSDFLNIDMNDENLKGYDAVFFCAGISSVGMSEEEYIKTTYDVTLHFAKVVLHQNPNMVFNYVSGAHTDSTESGKMMWARVKGKTENALKKLGLKAAYNLRPGFMKPVEGQENVKWFFKPFIWLFPIFLPSKSLTLHEVGRAMINAVQKGYPTSTLEIKDIKNLAV; encoded by the coding sequence ATGGACACACTCAAAATAATTCTAACAGGAGCTACAGGAATGGTAGGAGAAGGAGTTTTAATGGAATGTCTTGAAAACCCCAATATATCAGAAATATTAAGCGTAAGCAGAAAACCGTCAGGAAAGAAACACGCCAAACTTAAAGAATATATCGTTTCAGATTTTTTAAACATCGATATGAATGATGAAAACCTGAAAGGTTACGATGCCGTTTTCTTTTGTGCCGGAATCAGCAGCGTAGGAATGAGTGAAGAAGAATATATTAAAACCACGTATGATGTTACTTTACATTTTGCAAAGGTGGTTTTACACCAAAATCCCAATATGGTATTCAATTATGTTTCAGGAGCACATACCGACAGCACGGAAAGCGGAAAAATGATGTGGGCCAGAGTAAAAGGCAAAACGGAGAATGCATTAAAAAAACTGGGATTGAAAGCCGCATACAATTTACGTCCCGGATTTATGAAACCTGTTGAAGGCCAGGAAAATGTAAAATGGTTTTTTAAGCCTTTTATTTGGCTGTTCCCTATTTTTTTACCGTCAAAATCATTAACTTTACACGAAGTGGGAAGAGCAATGATCAATGCCGTACAAAAAGGATACCCAACTTCAACATTAGAAATTAAAGACATTAAAAATCTCGCGGTATGA
- a CDS encoding choice-of-anchor I family protein, translating into MINNYLLKGTVIAAFFLQGNLFGQTSLIHYWNFNNNASATSITTPTSTLTGGSLTAFTGGTTEIDFAGGTGQNFNVNNLNARNGDASGTHLRYNIPIGGNLQFNLPTTGYNNVIVKFTTRRSGSGAGTQIWTYSTDGTTFLPYQTVSPLDADPQLITFDFSAIAGVANNPNFKLKVEFAAGAGGTVGNNRFDNFTVDATAVSGTDTTPPTVTYLPANNTNNTSTTINPTISFNENVRLIDNSTINDSNAQTLVDFRLGSASGTQVPFTTTFANNKITVIPTSSLVANQTYYLALKPNMVEDTSDNAVTVSTSTTFTTAGSIISLDKNFIKVNENTGTLAFKINIANPSNSTVNLVVKPAPFSTADNSDFTLASQTISLTPSMTSYTVNIPIIDDTLEEQQAEYFVVSLENPTGATISGDNNATVYIVDNDKPAPVPSNQISLNYIGSFDPSGTNTSSTEIVVHDPTTQRLFTISSITDVFDIINFSNPLAPTVVSTVNMAPYGGITSIAVKNGIIAAASPNTNPQQNGSVVFFDINGNFLKQVTVGALPDMVTFSPDGTKVITANEGEPNDAYTVDPEGSISIIDISGGINNLSQTNVTTLNFNAFDSQVAALTATGLRKVRTNNTLSQDLEPEYVTVSSDSQKAWVTLQENNAIAEINLATKTITNIWGLGKKDMSIPGNGFDASDNNGEVLIANWPVKAYFLPDGVQNFKVGGTNYIVTANEGDEKDLPGFSERTTVGANTYTLDPAIFPQSAILKASYNLGRFRVSTATGNTDGDADFEEMAALGARSFSIFNADTKQIVYDSGDKFERYIAANHPLIFNADNESNGIKNRSRAKGPEPEGVALGVIGGQTYAFITLERTGGVMVYNISDPNNPTFTDYKHSRTTSAYGGDNGPEGLIYIAPENTTTGKGYVIIANEISGTLSMYEVANAPTLATGEVKTEKATFNIFPNPINKGNTLYFNRAQDYELYDMSGKLLGKEKNALTIETSKLSTGVYLVKTSEGFVKRVIVK; encoded by the coding sequence ATGATTAATAACTACTTGTTAAAAGGGACTGTAATTGCAGCATTTTTCCTTCAGGGAAATCTTTTCGGACAGACCTCTCTTATCCACTACTGGAATTTTAATAATAACGCCTCTGCCACTTCCATCACTACTCCGACTTCAACTTTGACAGGCGGTTCACTGACGGCATTTACAGGAGGAACCACAGAAATAGATTTCGCAGGCGGAACAGGACAAAATTTTAATGTCAATAATTTAAATGCAAGAAACGGAGACGCTTCAGGAACGCATTTGAGATATAATATTCCTATTGGAGGTAATTTACAGTTCAATTTGCCTACTACTGGATACAATAATGTAATTGTAAAATTCACAACGAGAAGATCAGGTTCGGGAGCAGGAACACAAATATGGACCTATTCTACTGACGGAACAACTTTCCTGCCTTATCAGACCGTTTCTCCACTTGATGCAGACCCTCAATTAATTACTTTTGATTTTTCGGCGATTGCTGGGGTTGCCAATAATCCGAATTTTAAACTTAAAGTTGAATTCGCTGCTGGAGCCGGAGGAACAGTAGGAAACAACCGTTTTGATAATTTCACAGTAGACGCAACAGCAGTAAGCGGAACAGATACCACTCCACCTACTGTAACCTATCTTCCTGCAAACAATACAAATAATACTTCCACAACTATAAATCCTACCATTTCTTTCAATGAAAATGTAAGGTTAATAGACAACTCAACGATCAACGATTCTAATGCACAAACCCTTGTAGATTTCCGCCTTGGAAGTGCTTCAGGTACACAAGTTCCCTTCACAACCACTTTCGCCAACAACAAAATCACAGTAATTCCCACTTCAAGCTTAGTGGCGAACCAGACTTATTATCTGGCTTTAAAACCGAATATGGTAGAAGACACCAGTGACAACGCTGTAACAGTCTCTACTTCAACAACCTTTACTACAGCCGGATCTATCATTTCTTTGGATAAGAATTTTATTAAAGTCAATGAAAATACAGGAACTTTAGCGTTTAAAATAAACATTGCCAATCCTTCGAATTCAACAGTCAATCTGGTAGTAAAGCCCGCTCCCTTCAGTACTGCAGACAACAGTGATTTTACTTTAGCTAGTCAAACGATTAGTCTCACTCCATCAATGACAAGCTATACCGTAAATATTCCGATCATTGATGATACTTTAGAAGAACAACAGGCTGAATATTTTGTAGTCAGTCTTGAAAATCCTACAGGAGCAACAATTTCCGGCGATAATAATGCAACGGTTTATATTGTTGATAATGATAAACCTGCACCTGTTCCTTCCAACCAAATCTCATTAAACTATATCGGAAGTTTTGATCCTTCCGGAACGAACACAAGCTCTACGGAAATTGTAGTTCATGATCCTACTACTCAAAGATTATTTACGATCAGTTCAATTACTGATGTTTTTGACATTATTAATTTCAGCAATCCACTTGCACCAACTGTAGTGAGCACTGTCAATATGGCACCGTATGGAGGAATCACAAGCATCGCAGTGAAAAACGGGATCATTGCGGCCGCTTCTCCGAATACCAATCCTCAGCAAAACGGTTCCGTTGTTTTCTTTGATATCAATGGAAACTTTTTAAAACAAGTCACTGTAGGAGCTTTACCGGATATGGTCACTTTTTCTCCGGACGGAACAAAAGTAATCACTGCCAACGAAGGCGAGCCGAATGATGCATACACCGTAGATCCTGAAGGTTCTATAAGTATTATCGATATTTCCGGAGGAATTAATAATCTGAGTCAAACCAATGTCACAACGCTAAACTTCAATGCATTTGATTCTCAGGTTGCAGCTTTAACAGCAACAGGTTTAAGAAAAGTAAGAACCAACAATACATTGTCTCAGGATCTGGAGCCAGAATATGTTACGGTGAGCTCTGACAGCCAGAAAGCATGGGTTACTCTCCAGGAAAACAATGCTATTGCGGAGATTAATTTAGCCACAAAAACAATTACCAACATCTGGGGATTAGGAAAAAAAGATATGAGCATTCCAGGAAACGGTTTTGATGCTTCCGATAACAATGGAGAAGTTTTAATCGCGAACTGGCCCGTAAAAGCTTATTTCCTTCCGGATGGCGTTCAGAATTTCAAAGTCGGAGGAACAAATTATATTGTAACCGCCAATGAAGGGGATGAAAAAGACCTTCCGGGTTTCAGTGAGAGAACAACAGTCGGAGCCAATACTTATACTTTAGATCCGGCTATTTTCCCTCAATCAGCGATTCTGAAAGCTTCTTATAACCTGGGAAGATTCAGGGTTTCCACCGCCACAGGAAATACAGACGGAGACGCCGATTTTGAAGAAATGGCAGCATTAGGAGCACGTTCATTCTCGATCTTCAATGCAGACACAAAGCAGATCGTTTATGACAGCGGCGACAAGTTTGAAAGATATATTGCAGCTAATCATCCATTGATTTTTAATGCAGACAATGAATCCAACGGAATAAAAAACAGAAGCCGCGCAAAAGGGCCGGAACCTGAAGGAGTAGCTTTAGGAGTTATTGGCGGACAAACCTATGCTTTTATAACATTAGAGAGAACAGGAGGCGTAATGGTTTACAATATTTCAGATCCTAATAATCCTACTTTTACCGATTATAAACATTCCCGTACAACTTCGGCTTATGGAGGAGATAACGGACCGGAAGGGCTTATCTATATTGCTCCAGAAAATACAACAACAGGAAAAGGCTATGTAATTATCGCTAACGAAATCAGCGGAACGTTATCGATGTATGAGGTAGCGAATGCACCAACTCTGGCAACAGGTGAAGTAAAAACTGAAAAAGCAACCTTCAATATCTTCCCGAATCCTATTAACAAAGGAAATACGCTTTATTTCAACAGAGCTCAGGATTACGAATTGTACGATATGTCCGGAAAGCTTCTTGGAAAAGAGAAAAACGCTTTAACAATTGAAACTTCAAAGCTTTCTACAGGCGTTTACCTGGTTAAAACTTCCGAAGGTTTTGTGAAAAGGGTGATTGTAAAATAG
- a CDS encoding Crp/Fnr family transcriptional regulator, producing MLNIFNAINSYISSMIDEENTSLVNLSLESMMAVFMKLKKEEFPKNTLLLKPGHTCQHIYFIEKGAARIFYYKDEKDITDGFRGEETLLLSIISFIKQKPDKRGIELLDNCILWKLSYKDLEELANKHPDIQYLYRMIMSSVLVMTQNRIDRMLFQTAEERYEDFIKSHPRANELLTLGMIASFLGITLETLSRIRSRK from the coding sequence ATGTTAAATATTTTCAATGCCATAAATTCATACATCAGTTCTATGATTGATGAAGAAAATACTTCGCTGGTTAATCTTTCATTAGAAAGTATGATGGCGGTCTTTATGAAATTAAAGAAAGAAGAATTTCCTAAAAACACTTTATTATTAAAACCCGGTCATACTTGCCAACATATTTATTTCATAGAAAAAGGAGCGGCAAGAATTTTTTATTATAAGGATGAAAAAGATATTACGGACGGATTTCGAGGGGAAGAAACACTCTTATTATCAATTATCAGTTTCATCAAACAAAAACCAGACAAAAGGGGAATTGAGCTTTTAGACAATTGCATACTCTGGAAATTAAGCTATAAAGACTTAGAAGAATTAGCCAATAAACATCCTGATATTCAATATTTATATAGAATGATCATGAGTAGCGTATTGGTGATGACCCAAAACAGGATTGATAGGATGCTGTTTCAGACTGCTGAGGAGAGATATGAAGATTTTATCAAATCTCATCCCAGAGCAAACGAGTTGCTTACTTTAGGAATGATCGCTTCTTTTTTAGGAATAACTCTCGAAACCTTAAGCAGAATCAGATCAAGAAAATAG
- a CDS encoding T9SS type A sorting domain-containing protein, with protein sequence MKQKSIYFSLLLFFSNFLLSQQWQTATLQHSSGLREYSIYIPSNYNAQNPASLILTLHGLGDTMYNFRNIGFSSIAETNNVIIVCPQALTDPLSGTAWNSGAGYTFYTPNANVDDIGFISALIDKVKQDYSINANKVFACGFSMGGFMTERLAISLNNKIKLFASVAGTFGNGILPVAAGAPGRPVSIAHFHGTSDATIGYTNNNFGNSVDQMINYWKTNNQSVATPVHTLLPDTANDGYTVDHYKYTSLNNNSVIELYKVNNADHVWLTSQNDISYTQKIWEFFNQNSNLLAVSNSKQEISFSVSPIPAKNYITISFPKDYSDAELSIYDAAGRSVWTEKPKIVNQQYRLNLNSVGIKNGTYILSLKANGSTTTKKIIVLQ encoded by the coding sequence ATGAAACAGAAGTCAATTTATTTCTCTTTATTATTATTCTTTTCAAATTTTTTACTGAGCCAACAATGGCAAACGGCAACATTACAACACTCTTCAGGACTTAGAGAATATTCTATTTATATTCCGTCCAATTACAATGCACAAAATCCGGCATCATTAATTTTAACGTTGCACGGATTAGGAGACACGATGTATAATTTCAGAAATATCGGCTTTAGTAGTATTGCTGAAACCAATAATGTTATCATCGTTTGTCCTCAAGCACTCACTGATCCTTTATCAGGAACCGCATGGAATTCAGGAGCCGGTTATACTTTTTATACACCCAATGCGAACGTTGATGATATTGGGTTTATAAGTGCCTTAATCGATAAAGTAAAACAAGATTACAGCATTAATGCTAACAAAGTTTTTGCCTGCGGATTTTCTATGGGCGGATTTATGACGGAACGTTTAGCAATATCTTTAAATAATAAAATAAAATTATTCGCTTCTGTAGCTGGAACTTTTGGAAATGGTATACTTCCTGTCGCAGCAGGAGCTCCTGGACGACCAGTATCCATCGCACACTTTCATGGTACAAGTGATGCCACTATTGGATATACCAACAATAATTTTGGAAATTCTGTTGATCAGATGATAAATTACTGGAAAACTAATAATCAATCCGTTGCTACTCCTGTCCACACATTACTTCCTGATACAGCAAATGACGGCTACACCGTGGATCACTATAAATATACAAGTCTCAATAATAATTCTGTAATTGAATTATATAAAGTCAATAATGCGGATCACGTCTGGCTTACTTCACAAAACGACATATCCTATACACAGAAAATTTGGGAATTTTTTAATCAAAACAGTAATTTATTAGCCGTTTCAAATTCAAAACAGGAAATCAGTTTCTCGGTTTCTCCGATTCCTGCAAAAAATTATATCACTATAAGCTTTCCTAAGGATTATTCTGATGCTGAATTAAGTATATATGATGCAGCAGGCAGATCTGTCTGGACGGAAAAACCTAAAATAGTGAATCAGCAATATAGGCTTAATTTAAATTCAGTAGGCATTAAAAATGGAACATATATTTTATCTCTTAAAGCCAATGGTTCTACTACTACAAAAAAAATAATTGTACTTCAGTAA
- a CDS encoding NifU family protein — MEINTTHEETVTRVMEALESIRPFLNKDGGDIELIDVKESTVFVKLLGNCSGCSLNFSTLKLGVENTIKQHAPEIDKVVNVE, encoded by the coding sequence ATGGAGATAAATACAACACACGAAGAGACTGTGACGAGAGTAATGGAAGCGTTGGAAAGCATTCGTCCGTTTCTTAATAAGGACGGAGGAGATATTGAGCTGATCGATGTAAAGGAAAGTACAGTATTTGTAAAACTTTTAGGAAACTGCTCAGGGTGTTCTCTTAATTTCTCAACGTTGAAATTAGGCGTTGAAAATACCATTAAACAACATGCTCCTGAAATTGATAAGGTAGTGAATGTAGAGTAA
- a CDS encoding Mrp/NBP35 family ATP-binding protein → MLTKEKVQNFLKEIEVDDLVNNLQIMGTEVYIDMTAHSPAMHEKKKLEAAMKQAFASEFGEEINLKLKIVSPEPSEIQQSQIKGKQIPGIKNIIAIASGKGGVGKSTVSANIAVTLAKMGFKVGLLDADIYGPSVPTMFDTEGEKPVTVEVDGRSLMKPIENYGVKMLSIGYFSGANQAVVWRGPMASKALNQMIRDAAWGELDFLLIDLPPGTGDIHLSIIQEVPVTGAVIVSTPQHVALADVRKGIAMFQMESINIPVLGLVENMAYFTPEELPENKYYIFGNQGAQYLADDLGIPVLGEIPLIQSIREAGDVGRPAALQENSKISDIYTGTVQKMIESLVERNKNLPPTEAVKITTMAGCSPKK, encoded by the coding sequence ATGTTGACTAAAGAAAAGGTACAAAATTTCCTTAAAGAGATAGAAGTAGATGACCTGGTGAATAATCTGCAAATCATGGGGACAGAAGTATATATTGATATGACTGCCCATTCACCGGCAATGCACGAAAAAAAGAAACTGGAAGCAGCGATGAAGCAGGCTTTTGCCAGTGAATTCGGAGAAGAGATTAATTTAAAACTTAAGATAGTTTCACCGGAACCAAGCGAAATTCAACAAAGCCAGATCAAAGGAAAGCAGATTCCTGGGATTAAAAATATTATCGCTATTGCATCAGGTAAAGGTGGAGTAGGAAAGTCTACGGTTTCTGCCAATATCGCAGTCACTTTGGCTAAAATGGGCTTTAAAGTGGGACTTTTAGATGCAGATATCTATGGGCCTTCAGTTCCTACGATGTTCGATACAGAAGGAGAAAAACCGGTTACGGTAGAAGTGGACGGCAGAAGTTTGATGAAGCCTATTGAAAATTACGGAGTAAAAATGCTTTCGATCGGATATTTTTCAGGAGCCAATCAGGCAGTTGTTTGGAGAGGTCCGATGGCTTCAAAAGCTTTGAACCAGATGATCAGAGATGCAGCATGGGGGGAGCTTGACTTTTTATTGATCGACCTTCCTCCGGGAACGGGAGATATTCATTTATCCATTATTCAGGAAGTTCCGGTAACAGGAGCGGTAATCGTAAGTACTCCTCAACATGTTGCTTTGGCAGACGTTAGAAAAGGAATTGCGATGTTCCAGATGGAAAGTATCAATATTCCGGTACTAGGTTTAGTTGAAAATATGGCTTATTTTACTCCGGAAGAATTACCTGAGAATAAATATTATATCTTTGGAAACCAGGGAGCACAATATTTAGCGGATGATTTGGGAATTCCTGTATTAGGGGAAATTCCTTTGATCCAGAGTATCAGAGAAGCGGGAGATGTAGGAAGACCAGCGGCGTTACAGGAAAATTCTAAAATTTCTGATATCTATACAGGAACTGTACAGAAAATGATTGAAAGCCTTGTAGAAAGAAATAAAAACCTTCCTCCGACTGAGGCAGTGAAAATTACAACAATGGCGGGTTGCTCACCAAAAAAATAA
- a CDS encoding GH92 family glycosyl hydrolase, whose protein sequence is MKKIIFVLLGLAAHNLFAQNYSQYVNPFIGTGGHGHTFPGAIVPFGMVQLSPDTRIDGSWDGCSGYHYSDSVIYGFSHTHLNGTGVSDYGDIMLMPTMGKPSLDSKDYSSKFSHKNEKASAGFYAVKLDKNNIDVRLTTTKRVGYHEYTFNNAGNANIILDLNHRDKLLEGEVKIIDNKTIEVFRRSEAWATNQYIYARIEFSKPMQITKKEANGKNENNLYSGTELALAFSTSVKKGEKISLKVSISPTGYEGAEKNMLAEGKSNDFAAIQKQAVADWDKELSKIEVTSSDKDKLSVFYTAMYHVFTQPNINMDVDGKYRGRDNKFYYAKDFDYYTVFSLWDTFRGAHPLMTLIERKRTADFINTFIKQYEQGGKLPVWELASNETECMIGYHAVSVIADAMAKGITGFDYEKAFQASKNSAMLDIFGLNAYKQNNYIAIDDEHESVSKTVEYAYDDWCIAQMAKILGKKDDYQYFMKRSQNWKNLYNPKNGFMQPRKNGNWYEPFEPREVNNNYTEGNSWHYSFSVQQDIPGLIAAHGGKEKFEQFIDGIFSAPDKTTGREQVDITGLIGQYAQGNEPSHHIAYLYNYVGKPEKTDAKIKYILDNYYKNAPDGLIGNEDCGQMSAWYILSAMGIYAVTPGLPEWQTTTPYFDEVKIHLEDGTTRTITKNTSKDELKKLGFENAKSFKDFKYDELTATPVIAAARIFDLNTKVEITALNPNDKIYYMTLDEGDANVRKTFKAYSGPFTITKTTQVSAYAERKGEKSSIVTANFNRRPNNWDITVNSTPTPQYTASGKLSLIDGILGDTNWRKGEWLGYQGQTFEAIIDMKSPQQITQLSSSYLQDSRAWILMPKKVEYYASNNGKDFILLKTVDNTLDPKDETVQKKDFTAEILPTQARYIKIKAYHFGKLPEWHQGAGGDAYIFIDEISVK, encoded by the coding sequence ATGAAAAAAATAATATTCGTTCTTTTAGGATTGGCAGCCCATAATTTGTTTGCTCAAAATTATTCGCAATATGTAAATCCCTTCATAGGAACGGGCGGTCACGGACATACTTTTCCGGGAGCTATAGTTCCCTTCGGAATGGTACAGCTTTCCCCTGATACGCGAATTGACGGAAGCTGGGACGGATGCAGCGGTTATCACTACTCAGATTCTGTGATCTATGGATTTTCTCATACCCACCTGAACGGAACCGGAGTTTCCGATTACGGAGACATTATGCTGATGCCTACTATGGGAAAACCAAGTCTGGACAGCAAAGATTATTCATCCAAATTCTCTCATAAAAACGAAAAAGCTTCGGCAGGATTTTACGCTGTTAAATTAGATAAGAATAATATTGATGTCCGATTAACCACTACAAAAAGAGTTGGTTACCACGAATATACATTCAACAATGCCGGAAATGCCAATATCATTTTAGACTTAAACCATAGAGACAAACTTCTTGAAGGCGAAGTAAAAATTATAGACAATAAAACGATCGAGGTTTTCAGGAGAAGTGAAGCCTGGGCAACCAATCAGTATATCTATGCCCGAATTGAGTTTTCTAAGCCTATGCAAATCACTAAAAAAGAAGCTAATGGAAAAAACGAAAACAACCTTTATTCAGGAACTGAACTCGCTTTAGCATTTTCAACTTCAGTAAAAAAAGGAGAAAAAATTAGCTTAAAGGTTTCAATTTCTCCAACAGGATACGAAGGTGCAGAAAAAAATATGTTGGCAGAGGGGAAATCCAATGACTTTGCAGCCATTCAAAAACAGGCAGTAGCAGATTGGGATAAAGAGTTATCAAAAATTGAGGTTACATCTTCTGACAAGGATAAACTTTCTGTTTTCTACACAGCCATGTACCACGTTTTCACACAACCTAACATCAATATGGATGTTGACGGAAAGTACAGAGGCAGAGACAATAAGTTCTATTATGCTAAAGATTTTGACTACTATACTGTTTTTTCGCTTTGGGATACCTTCAGAGGAGCACATCCTCTTATGACGTTAATCGAGAGAAAAAGAACAGCAGACTTCATCAATACCTTTATTAAACAATATGAACAGGGCGGGAAACTTCCGGTTTGGGAGCTGGCTTCCAATGAAACCGAATGTATGATCGGTTATCATGCCGTTTCTGTAATTGCTGATGCGATGGCAAAAGGAATCACCGGTTTTGATTATGAAAAGGCATTTCAGGCTTCAAAAAACTCTGCGATGCTGGATATTTTTGGATTAAATGCTTATAAACAAAACAATTATATTGCTATTGATGATGAACACGAAAGTGTTTCAAAAACAGTTGAATATGCTTATGATGACTGGTGTATCGCACAAATGGCTAAAATTTTAGGTAAAAAAGACGATTACCAATATTTCATGAAACGTTCTCAAAACTGGAAAAACCTGTACAATCCAAAAAACGGATTTATGCAGCCCAGAAAGAACGGAAACTGGTATGAACCATTCGAACCGAGAGAGGTGAATAATAACTATACGGAAGGAAATTCATGGCATTATTCCTTCTCTGTTCAGCAGGATATCCCCGGATTAATTGCGGCACACGGAGGAAAAGAAAAATTTGAACAGTTCATCGATGGTATTTTCTCTGCTCCGGATAAAACGACAGGTAGAGAGCAAGTAGATATAACAGGGTTGATCGGACAATATGCTCAGGGAAATGAGCCGAGCCACCACATTGCTTACCTTTATAATTACGTAGGAAAGCCTGAAAAAACAGATGCAAAAATCAAATATATCCTTGATAATTATTATAAAAATGCTCCGGACGGATTGATCGGAAATGAAGATTGCGGACAAATGAGTGCCTGGTATATTTTGAGCGCAATGGGAATTTATGCCGTAACTCCCGGATTACCCGAATGGCAAACAACAACACCTTATTTTGATGAGGTTAAGATCCATCTGGAAGACGGAACGACAAGAACCATCACCAAAAACACAAGCAAAGACGAGCTTAAAAAATTAGGCTTTGAAAACGCAAAATCGTTTAAAGATTTCAAATATGATGAGTTAACAGCAACACCTGTTATCGCTGCAGCAAGGATTTTTGATTTAAACACAAAAGTAGAAATCACTGCTTTGAATCCGAATGATAAAATTTATTACATGACATTGGATGAAGGTGATGCAAATGTAAGAAAGACTTTCAAAGCATACAGCGGTCCCTTTACCATTACAAAAACAACTCAGGTTTCAGCATATGCAGAAAGAAAAGGTGAGAAAAGCTCAATCGTAACGGCCAACTTCAACAGAAGACCGAATAATTGGGACATCACTGTAAATTCTACACCCACCCCGCAATACACTGCAAGTGGAAAACTGTCTTTAATCGACGGGATTTTAGGGGATACAAACTGGAGAAAAGGGGAATGGCTGGGTTATCAGGGGCAGACTTTTGAAGCAATTATCGATATGAAATCTCCTCAACAGATCACCCAACTGTCTTCATCATATCTTCAGGACAGCAGAGCATGGATTTTAATGCCGAAAAAAGTAGAATATTACGCTTCCAATAACGGAAAAGATTTCATTTTATTAAAAACAGTTGACAATACGCTTGATCCGAAAGACGAAACGGTCCAGAAAAAAGATTTCACAGCTGAAATTCTTCCGACACAGGCCCGTTATATCAAAATAAAAGCTTATCATTTCGGGAAACTTCCGGAGTGGCATCAGGGAGCCGGCGGAGATGCTTATATTTTTATAGATGAAATTTCTGTAAAATAA